In a single window of the Rhinolophus ferrumequinum isolate MPI-CBG mRhiFer1 chromosome 21, mRhiFer1_v1.p, whole genome shotgun sequence genome:
- the RASL10B gene encoding ras-like protein family member 10B yields the protein MVSTYRVAVLGARGVGKSAIVRQFLYNEFSEVCVPTTTRRLYLPAVVMNGHVHDLQILDFPPISAFPVNTLQEWADACCRGLRSVHAYILVYDICCFDSFEYVKTIRQQILETRVIGTSETPIIIVGNKRDLQRGRVIPRWNVSHLVRKTWKCGYVECSAKYNWHILLLFSELLKSVGCARCKHVHAALRFQGALRRNRCAIM from the exons ATGGTCTCCACCTACCGGGTGGCCGTGCTGGGGGCGCGAGGCGTAGGCAAGAGTGCCATCGTGCGCCAGTTCCTGTACAACGAGTTCAGCGAGGTCTGCGTGCCCACCACCACCCGCCGCCTCTACCTGCCCGCTGTCGTCATGAACGGCCACGTGCACGACCTCCAGATCCTCGACTTCCCGCCCATCAGCGCCTTCCCTGTCAACACGCTGCAG GAGTGGGCAGACGCCTGCTGCAGGGGACTCCGGAGCGTCCACGCCTACATCCTGGTCTACGACATCTGCTGCTTTGACAGCTTTGAGTACGTCAAGACCATCCGCCAGCAGATCCTAGAGACGAG GGTGATCGGCACTTCAGAGACGCCCATCATCATCGTGGGCAATAAACGGGACCTGCAGCGTGGACGCGTGATCCCGCGCTGGAACGTGTCACACCTGGTGCGCAAGACCTGGAAGTGCGGTTACGTGGAGTGCTCGGCCAAGTACAACTGGCACATCCTGCTGCTCTTCAGCGAGCTGCTCAAGAGCGTCGGCTGCGCCCGCTGCAAGCACGTGCACGCCGCCCTGCGCTTCCAGGGCGCGCTGCGCCGGAACCGCTGCGCCATCATGTGA